Within Solea solea chromosome 1, fSolSol10.1, whole genome shotgun sequence, the genomic segment GAAACATGATCACACACAATTAGGAGACATTAGGAGACCATTCACTTGTTGTTGATTCACCTGAGTTTTCCTGCTGCATTCTCACATGATCTCACTCAGACAGCACGTATACTTGTGATCTGGCAGGGGAATTTCCCTTACTTCTGCAAATCCACAATCTCCAGAGTCCAGTGCATATCTGACAGCTCCACTGATACATCTGTTAGACGCAGGCTcatatttttgtctcatattctgGGCTCAATTCAGTAGAAAAGTTGAAAGTGAAGTTAAATGTATTTCCCATGTTATTTGCTATTCATGGTCCTTTTCAGTACAATTACTTTTAATCAatcaaattttatttgtatagcaccaaatcacaccATACATTATCTTAACACACTAAGACAGAAACCTTACAAtatatagagagaagagaaaacccaacagttcacacaatgagtaaGCATTacgcatcagtggagagaaaacatttCTGACAGAACTAGACCCAAAGATGTGCACTCATCTGCCACGGCCAGTTGGGATGAAAGGGATAATGGGggatagagagaggagaggtgggggacagaaaggggtgAGAGAATTATTTCTTACACCTCCTGTTGTGTGGAAAAAATGTGTATAGatctacatttttaaatattacagtgACAATACTTAGGCCCATTCCTTGCTTACCTGCACTGGTCTAGCTTGTATTGGTGACAACGGTCCTCATTGTTGTAAAACAACAGTGAGCTGATGACTGATCCACACTTTTTCCCTTGTTGTTTCAATCTTAAAATGACTTTAGTTGTTGTGTTCTTCCCTTTTTCATTCTCCTTTCTTTGTAGGCCAAATTCATCACTCCAGATAATTACAAAGATGCTGTGGAGGAGAGATCCATTGCGAAACTGTGTGGTTATCCCGTATGTTCAAATAAACTGGGCAAGGTGAGACTCTTTGCCTTTaattttttctgtctgtgaaataaatgtcattattttcaatGCATTTTATTTCTTCACCTGATAGATCCCAACTCAACAGTATAAAATTTCTACTAAGACGAATAAAGTGTACGACATCACTGAGCGCAAAGTAAGTGCTGCTAcatatttttggaaaaatatgaagaaatatGAAACTCAATTTATTCCTTTCTGTTTTACATTTAGGGTTTTTGTAGTAACGTCTGTTACAAGGCCTCCAAAGAGTTTGAACTACAATTATCAAAGACACCTCTATGGCTCAGGCAACATGACAGGTACATTTGAATCATCTCTTTCCTAAACCACtaatacacacatataatcATTTACTAGATAATGATATCGTGCTCACTGTTGTCATCATTTATAACAGGCCACCAGATATTACACtgatgaagaaagaaaataggTATGTGTtatatgtcattatttttaaaatgccaaaatatcatatataatatatatatatatatatatatatatatatatatatatatatatatgtgatttGTTGGAGAGCTAATTATGTTAACAATAAAGTATGCTGCTTTTAAGTGCTAGGTGTAGTTCAGTGCCAGATGTAATGTAGACTTTATAATGGATTTACTAATTCAGCTTTACTCATGTGTGTTAAGTGGGAGCTCTGGAGAGGAGGTGATTCTGTCAGAGAGGTGTCTCCAAGAGAAAGACGTTGAGAATCCACTGACAGATCAGCCCAAAGATCCTCACAGCTCTCAGCCGTCGTGTGTTGCAGGCGGCCTCAGCCACAGCGATGGCAGCGACATAGAACAAGAGCAGGAGTTTGTCTCCAGTGTGATCTCACAGCGGCAGGGACCCCGGGTGCACTGGGGTGACCTGCCAAAACGCACAGATTCAGATGAAAACAGGCAAGAAAAACCAGGGAAGacggagaggaaagagaaacagaatAAAGACGAGGATGAGGAGAAGAACAAGTATCGTCAGCATCATGaagcagagaaagagggaaaagcAAGAGTGgatgagaaagagaaagactCGCATGAGTGGAAAACAGACCCTCAAATTGTTGCCGAACACCTGCACAAGAAGATCGACCTTCCAGAAGAGAAACCCATAGTGGAGACTACAGCTCAGATGAATTTGTGCAGTTTGTCTGAAACAGTCAGTGACATTATTTCTCTGCCTGTTGACTCTACTGCTGCACACATGGAACACAATCCACTGCACACTTGTCCTCCACTTACTGACTCAGAAAGCCCAGCAGAGAACAAACCTCTTTCTTGTTCAGCACTCACCAACACTTGCCAGAACAGTCACAGTACAACAACGGCCACCCAGCTCAACATCACACAGGTGGGTATGAGCAAAAAAGGGGCAGCTGGGCTAAGAGATCTACTCAAGAATCACACTGCTGCACCCAAACCTGAGTCAGTGAATCTCCTTGAGGGCCTGAGAAGAATCCTGAAGGAATGGAGCACCGCAGAAACTTTTAAGTTCCTGTATGGTGCTCACCATTCCACAGTCGCTCTGTctgctgacattaaagacgaggaggaggaggagcagcttgATGAAGATGATCTTGAGGAAGAGGTGACAGAGGAGGATGGTGCTGCAGCTCTTTCTGTGGTGCTGAAGAAACCATCGGCAGTCGCTCCAGATTATGAGATATTGAAGAAGGAGACGGAGCAGCTGGAGCTCAGAGTTAGGGAGTTTTACAAAGGGACATGGGTTCTGCCTGAGGAAGAGGCACCTAATGAAAACAAGgtgagtgaaagagaaagaggggacGGTTTTGTGTGGAATTACTTGTTCTAAGAGGCGTTCACCACGTGGAGGCACTGTATTGTGAATGCATCAATTGGTGCAGAATTAACTGTTATCCTCAATACTTTTTGATGCTGTCTTCCACCAGGTGACAGCCCAGGACCAGGGCATGAAGGAACCTGTTCTGCCGCTCATTGACTCTCATGCTCAGCACCTCATCCAGAAACGAATCGCAGTGGAGAAGCTCACtggctggtgtgtgtttgtttgtttgtttgttttcccacaTGCATAACAATGAAGTTGTGATTATCAAATGATTTATCAAACAGAAATGTAAGATTTGcttattcaaaataatacaatttaaacaAAATCTGGCAGTAAAAATAGTCAAGTACATTATTGAAAGCACAAATCTGCTCTGCTCACAATTTATATCGCAAATTGTGTCACAATAGTTTGTGAAACACTGGTTTAAGCTGTCCAGAAATACCAGGTTCATATATGTCCCACTATATTATTAAGTCAGGTGCTTATTAACATATATGGGTGACATGAAGTTGTAAGTGGAATTCTTCACTTTCTGAAGCACCTTCAGCTACAGTGTAATATAATATTAGTAAACACTGGTCAGGAACAGAAATTCATATGCTTAGTGtttcttggatttttttttttttagctctcctAAAAGTTCAAGTTTACTGACAGCTGCacttgtctttctgtgtcttgtttgtctctctgtgtgtctcagtctcagaaCCATTGTGGGTCCACTGCACCTCACCATGAGTGACGTCTCTGACAACCTGAACACCCTGGTCAGGACTTTCAGGTCAGTTACACAAATCAACATCGGGTCTCCAGACAATATTACAGATATTTGTGTAACAATTTGGTATATACCGTACTCTTGcgattttgttttgtatgtgtattataataattattattgttagacAACAAAATAGGTGTAATGCGTCCTATTTCCAACATATCAGTAGTTGCTCATTATTTTAGTTATTGATTATAATTGTAAGCcttctttgttttggttgtttttgtgaaattacagttgttttttttcctttggatTCAGACTTCAGTACAATTCTGTTTTCACAGCAGGCGTCTTGATAAGTGggacattgtgttttttatttagatCATTAGATCATTGTCATTAGACACTTACATAATAGAAAGGTAATACATATTTTCCAGTGTAAGTAGCCCATAGTGTCTCATATATAGTTAATATACTTGCACCTTAATTGAGCACTTCCTGCTGTAGCCATGTTGCGTATTCCCATTGTCTGTTTGAGTTGTTTTCAACaggattgtttttaaatcactgtgTCAGTGATCTAAAAAACCAAACAGGGAGCAGAGCAACACATCCAGAGTCCTGCTTCCAGGAATTCTTATTTTGTTGTCGAGAGGCCCCACTGATGAGAGGCTGAGGCCAGAGAATATACACAGAGCTGTCAGAGCAGCATACATCACTGCACTATTGCAGCcagtgtttgtgctgttttgtttttgtatcacCTGCTTAAAGAAGCTTgctcattattattttcacgTGTATTAAATTTCTCtcatgcacataaacacatacatttaagtTAGATTGCTGACCTGTAGCTCACTTTTTCACCACAGGTTAACCAACACCAACATCATCCATAAAACTCCAGAGTGGACCCTCATTGCTGTGTTGCTTCTCCACCTGTAagtttaaactgtgtttgtttgtttgtgtgtctgggcAGGGCAGCTGCTCCTCAGCTGGATCGAATCTTTGAAGAAGGGTAGCGAGATAAAAGTGTAACAAGGAAATCAAACACCGTGGTTTCCAAGGAAATGTACTCTGTCAGAAACTTTacacgctgctgctgtttgtgtctctccAACATGACAAGTGTTTTTCACATTGGTTTTATTGATGAAGCACTTGTCATACGCAAAGGCAGATTAAAGGTGTAGCATTTCAGAACAACACAGAGGCAGAATTTAAAGAAATCCATACCAAGTTTACTTCAAGCAGAGattataaataattaaagttttaaaatatgtaaaagatgttttaaaaaaattatttaaagtAGAAGGTAGTttgtaaaaatgaagtttaatcgacatacattttgaaattaaaacgtataacttttttttattatatagtattatattataattttctATTGAATCATCACCAGGTTAACAGTAGTTTTAAAGAATGCAACAAAGGAAACATTAACATTGCTTAACAACTGTGATGTGTATAGTGTGGCATTGTGTTAGCCCATGCCATAtggtgtgtgcatgagtgagtgtgtgtgcgtgtgttttgcTGGTAGTTCAGATCCGTGCTGCTCCTGTCTGAGTACACACAGTCGACTCATGGCCTTATCTTCACCTGATTACCCCTCTCTACATCTGTGATGCAggaggcacacacacaagcagccttTTGCACTttcaaattaaacacacacactagttcCTCTGTACACATTCATGCAAAACTGGGCATTTTAAATTTCTGTGGGTGGGAAAACTTTCACCTGATGCTTGACTGACTCTGATTTATGAGTCCTTCACTCGCCCCCTGGTCAGTTTACATCAGAATCATAATTTACTTCCTGGGCTCTCTTGAGTTGAACAAAAGAATACAGTACTTGAGGTGCAGTAGGTAACACAAATCTATCACACTTGGAGTCCTGTGATTGTAAACACTTCCGCTAAAATGCATTACATAAAAATGATTAGGCTGCAAATGTGACATCCTGGTTGTGGGCTGTGAAATGGAAGATTAAGTTATTATTGTAAATATAATTATCCTGCACTACTTCTCAGAAATGTTCAGGAAATAGAATTAAgttcaataaaaatgttcaagAACTCTTTAGATTTGTTATCTGTGCTTTGTAGCTTTGACCCGTTTGAAGGTGTTTTGTAATATTGGGAGATGGatatttcagaaaaagaaaaggatacTTCACATGTCTATTTTCAGAGACAGGTTTCAGAGACCATTAATGACAATGACCATGACTATGGCTGAAGGAGAAGTCAAGTGAAGACTGACCATCAAAACACTTCCATGTGAGGTGATAATTCCCTTTTGGaaacatttattatgttttgtcACATGATTACTCTATGATTTTATTAGTTCCTGTTTAACTTCAAGCTTCTCCATCCTTTCATTCCTCCATCATGAATAATTTGTTGTGCTGTCTTATCTGTCTGCTGCATGGCAGCTGTGGAGCTAGTCTGGCCTCTATTGTTCAGGCCAGCTGAATAATGGATGCCCCCCCTGCAACACTAGACCCCGGGGTGAACCGGAGATTATCCAGCAGTGCCCCTCCACAGAGGTGGACACAACAGGTAGAGATGGTGGGGGGAGGAAGGGATGAAGAGGAGACTGGTGGGGGTTAGAGAAGCAAATGAGATCAGCTACAAACAGTTGATTTAAAGCTGGAGTGATGTCAGTCTGTGTTGACTCGACACTCGACACTGTGAGCCTCCAGCTCCACCTGAAACCCTAAAAAGTGGTTGATTGAGTGGAAATCACCACTGTGTAGAGATGCATgtaatcttttttgttttaatgttgaggGGAGGCAAACAAGtgaagtctgtgtgtttggagaGTGCCACATCTTTTTTTTGGCCCTGTGCCACGATGGGATTTTCAACAAATCCAGTAATACTGTGAAGTGTGATAAAGTTATCACGGCAACGATAGAAACGGCCCTGatagcacagcagccattttgacatgattTACATTGCTGATTACATAAACAATGGCTCTGTTCAACTCATGTAAACCGTCTTCCTTtagattatttacacctgtgattgtCCCACTGTGACCTCTCAGAATGGATGCAACATAATTATGAATATAAGGACACTTGAATGAAAATCAGTGACTGCATGAAATCAGTCTGGAACAAATGAATGTCCTACTTTAAGTAGCTTTACTTATGTCTTCACTAAGTGAAAAGTGAAAGCCAGGCTCAGCTGAATTATGGTCAGTTGGCAATTGAAGAATATCCTAAAATaatctttctctcctttttgacattttgcagCACCTGCATTGACATCTCTTTGGACCACATATTGAGATTTCTAATGAAGACTTAATGCAAATTGACCTCTTGTAAACAAATCTTGGCcttatttcttcttcatttgtcctgtgatgatgaagaaacaaacaagacaCCGTCCATTACTTGTTTAGCCTCTGAAAAGGGAGGAACTATGGGTGAAGTAGAAGTGCTCAGAGGCAGGAATGTGAACCATTGTGTCAATGTCCTCATATTTACAGACCCAAATGTGCTGTATGCCCAGTAGTTGCCATTCTTTAtcaattcaaaaatatttttgtatttctacATTGTATAAAAGGACAAATGGAGTGGATAGATATTAGAGACACCTCTCCCTGAAATGCGGCACAAACAGTTACTTTTAATGATCTGGAAATTCAGTGAACATCCTAAAGTGCAAATTACTGTGGCGTTGGATTTATCTTGATACTAGAATGTGAGCCAAGTGAATGTCTGCATACGCTACAGGTATTTTAGACGAATGGTCCGTGTGTGTGATGATTTTGTGCATTTTGTCTTCCAGGTTGTCAGAAGTGTCTCCAGTGGTGTGTGAGGCCTTGGAGGCGACAACATCAACTGAGTATTTAAACACACTGATGGAAGAGCTTGACCTAAAAGAGGACGATCTATTGAACTTAATCCAGGTGTTTAAAAACCcatcacactgactcacacacacacaatcaggaATGAACGTGTGAATAATTATGATAGTACACACTCTGGTGTGCTGATTTAAGAGTGTGACTCATGTGTATTTTTtccacaaataaatgtgttttgataaCTGTAGTAAGAATAGCTTtaattctttttgtgtgtgtgtttttttctaacttGTCATTAACACTCCCGATGCAGGATGTAGGAGTGAAGACTGTTGAACTTGTATATCTGCTGCTCCGTATGTGCACACAATCTGTGGCGAGATCTGTGCAAATCAGATCAGAGACTTTCCTGAGCTGTGGATGTTTAACCTCTGCAGAGCCAAATAAATCACACCCAGCTTTTTCCCAGTGAAACTGCCATGTGGACACGCTGCTTATTGCTTCTTCTGCGGTAATAAAAGTGAAGCTATTCCTGCAGActtccttcacatgagggttttATGGCACCATAATATCATTTGTGATATGGGTATGTTAACAATGCATGTGTCTGAAAATATTTGGTTTTGACCAGGTGGCGCACGCAGCAAAACGTTTTTCCTCCTCCATGGTGGAGATATAACTTTAAGCTGTCATGCAGATTGGGGATGTGATTGATGACCTGCATGGCTCCACACTGCTTCTCCTTTTTACACAGTCTACAAACAATCAGTGGAGGAAGGTAGAGGGATTTCTGATCAATATTCTTAAGCATGTCGATCTAACATCACAAAATTGTTAAAAGTTGTAAGGAAATTAGCTGCAAAAAGAACCCACACAACTGAGCTTTAAaggttaatatttaatttttaataatgACTGACAATAAATCCAACAGATTGACTAATGTGCTGCATTTCCATTTCACTGTTAAGAAAGTTTAAAGCAGGcgtttaaaaatgataaaccATTCAaccttttaaatatgaataatttaaaaacacactccataaatacaatttaatttccATGAACCAACATAATAGTTTGGTCTAAATAATCGACTACACTGaacaatagaaaaatgaaaatgaaggcaAACGCAACAAGcaattaaaatagaataaaataaaatgcatacaGGTCAAGTCAAATAAAAGTGCAGAATTTCTCGTTTCTAAAGCGTCTGTTCATTTGAGTCCGTGCTGCGTCTCCTTGTGTCTCCTCAGGTCCACTTTCCTCTGAAAGCCTTTCCCGCACAGGTCGCAGCCGAAAGGTTTGAAGCCCGTGTGTTTCCTGCTGTGCGTGATCAGGTTGGAGCTCTGACTGAAGGCCTTCCCGCAAACCTGGCACTTGTGCGGCTTCTctcctgacacacaaacaaaatcacagTTGTCggtttttggtgtgatttttaCGCACAATTAAGGcttttaaatgtgagtgtgtttggacACTTTTGAGTTCGACAGTGTCTCTCACCtgtgtggatgaatgtgtgCTTTTTCATGTCTGACTTTTGGTGGAACCTCTTCCCGCAGTACTGGCACGGATAAGGCCGCGTGTCCGAGTGGATGAGCAGGTGCGTGGACAGTGTGGAGGAGCGCTTGAAGCTTTTGCCGCAGATTTTACAGCTGAAGCTTCTTTCCTGAGGAAATAAACATCGACATGGTTTAGAGTACAAGGCCTCAGTAGACACACAACATGCCTGGAAACACCGATTTTGGGATGGGTTTTTGGCCTTTACCTGCGAGTGAACGGCTCTGTGCTGATCCAGGCTCACTGCGTGGCCGAAGGTTTTCCCGCAGATTTCGCACTCAAACGGCCTCGTTCCGCTGTGCGACCGCCGGACATGAACCTCCAAGCCGTGAGGAGTGGAAAACACCTTTTGGAAAATGTTCATAAATTACTctctttttactttgaaatcactatataaaaaacataaatgatcATATTGGATTACAactatttaaaagtaaaataaaacgaACCTTGTAACATTTGCCGCACTTATAGGACCCATTTGACTCAAAGTTGGAGCAGATGAAATCCGTTTCAGACTTGATGTCCACGCTGAAATTCTTCGGCTTCACATCCAGACACAGCTCGCCGGCGTCCTGCATCCTGCGGATTTGTTGGGCCGCTGAAGAATAATCGTGGTAGCATCCGGACGCGGGGCCTCGCTGTGCGTAAAGCGCCTCTGCgcctctgtcctctgctccgTACATACTGATGGGTGAGCCGGGCTCTTTGTGGTGACCcggctgctgctggagctggtgctgctggtggtgaTATGGTCCCTGGACCAGATGCCTGAGCTCAGAGTTGGAGTATGCTGACCAAGAGTAAGGAAAGAGGGGGGTGTTGAAGTGATGACCGTCCTCCGCTGCTGGAGTGGAGCATTTCTCTAAATCTGGGAATTAATTTTGATGTATAATGTGAGTTTATACGCTAACTGGTCAATATAAACGGCACTTTACAGTGTGACTTCTATCAAACATTTGAAATCTGCACCAGGCCTCAATGGAAATGAGGAAAGCATACGTTAAAATATCGTTTCAGCAAATTTTAGCACATTACAGATTTTGATATTTTGTAACAAAATCATCAACAATAAAAATTCTAATAGTTGAATTACCTAACAGTTAAAACAATAATCCACAAAACcggtaaataaaaatgtatatacgCTCACGTAATAAtgacaatcaaaaaaaaaggcctAAAGTTTAACGGCGTTAACGTGTCGTTACATATCATATTTGAGCAGCAGACCTGGTGAGGAGGAAGGAGACGGGGGACGCCAGAAATCACAGTCGGATGATCGGTGACACACGCTGCCTTCACAGCTCAGCGGGGAGCTAGAGGACAGCGACCTCGGGGACACTAGCCGGGACCCGTGGGCCAATCTGTCAATGTCggcacacacattcacctgcGGCTCCAAGTTTTCCGCCTGGGATTTGGTCTCTGCAGGTAACACATTTAAGACAAATATTAATCTGACTCACTTTTGTGAGACAACGTTTTCTTTACTTTAATGCAACAGTCTATTCATAATTCATAAAAGACCAGCAGCCTAAGCAGACAAAATTCAACAGTTACAGTTTCCATGCGTAATTACGCACAGACGAACCTACCAAAGCACGCGTGAGCCAGAATCGTATCCAGTCCACTGCATTCATCATCCACGTAGCGGGGCTGGTGGTAACTGTGGGCCCGTTTACTCTTCACAAGAAAAGACCTCGGCATGATTTTccggtttctttcttttcttttcttttcttttcttttcttttcttttctttctcttcttcttcagtcagTCTCAGCTCCTCAGCTCTGAAATCTTCTACCTCACTTCACCTCCTCTGCGCGCAGCTCGGACTTTATCTCTGGACAGATAGAGAGACACTATTGGTTGACAGGCAAGACAGCGTTGGGATTTTTGGCAACCTATTACGCATGCGCAGGGCATATCGTTTGCAAGGTGTTGCGGGTGCAGGTGGCCCAGAGCTGGACCACCATCCCCTGCTCTGAGGGTCTGAACAAGGGATTGTGTCGTCAGTAAACTTGTTATAAAAGGGACTCAGTTCGCAGGTATACATCATGTaatatatataaactatatatatatatataggtcaAATTATATTAACTCTATTAATTTGTAAGTAGCAGCAGTGGTTATAAATGCAATTGTAAGACATCAAAATGTTTTAGAACTATGAGACAACATGGATTTCACACATGATAACATATGTGGATACTTTGGAGTCTCTTGTGATGCTGTTAAATTTATTAGAAGTGTTTGCAGAGCAGGCACTGATGGATAATGAGCCGTTTGTTTGCCGCTTGTAAAGTGATCCTGTTAATGAGACGGCCGCTCCGCACAACAACAGCCTGCTGGTGGAGAGCTGCAGTATCCTTTTACAGTTAACACTGCTTCAGCCTCTATGTGCACCAATTACACCCCCCATCCATACCAGCATACGCCGGGTCCGACTGCAGGTTCTGTCCACTGAGGAGGACGCGGtgaccatttttatttttatttatttttttaaatataggaTGTATGTAAGGAATAAATGTTCTCAGTGGAAATCTGTCAGAGTCCAAACACAAATCATAACGAATATTTGAGCTCAAGGTCGCAGCAAAGCACAGCGTTATcgacctttttctttctttttttttgtcccacgTGGGAACCGAGTTTGTTTGACGCAGCTGCAGCAAGTGAGAGACCTGCAAGCGAAGCGCAGATAACAGTGgaataaaactaaaacacacatGTCCCAtatactcacactcacacacactctgcagccCCTATATCCCAGCTGTGAGGAGACACACGCACTGTGACAGACAGTCCTGATCTGTGGACACGAAGCACAATGTCTcaagatctctctctctctctctctctctctctctctctttctccctcaccTCAGTCTTTttgtcttcctccctccctctctcaaaTATGATTTCCCTGTAGTTCAGTCATGAcaggcaaacaaaaacactgattcatGCATTGAAATGTCCACCAGTGTCACTGTCTTTTGTACTTTGGACATTTGTATAACTCCCTAACTAAGTCCTTATTAAGTGTGGTGTTTATCTAGTAGCACCTTTAATGACAATTATGGGACATGAAATACAAGCTCTTGTTTCTTTTGTATACTTAAAGTTATCAGTTATATTGACTAATTGACAATTTTGTCCAAGTGGTCAACATTCATTTAACTCATGTCTTGATGCTGAAGCTGGCGTTCCCACATAAATCTAAAAAACTAATGATactgaagtttggtgctgtccTGACAATGAATCCACAgatgacaaacagaaaaaaacaaaaagtataaCATAATTGTTTGTGTTAGAATTTAGGGTTCTTTGTTGATTCATTGTGATTTTAAGGCACTTTTAGATAAAGAAAGCCTTTACATACAATTTAACTTAAAATAAACTTGACATTTCTAGTTAAAAAGTAACTTGGAAGTGTATGCTTgaaaatatgtaataaaataagTTAAAGATATATAATACAGTGGACttttatgtttgtgatttatttaactCAAGACCACATTTCatatctgtgatttttttttcctcattaaaaataataaatctcatctctccatctctgctcAGATAAAGCAGACATCTATGGTTTAAGCAGACTGAGCATCAGGGACAGTTTCTGTGAGTTCAGATTTTGATTCAGAAACATACTTCTTTTTCAACAAGTGgggttgccccctggtggctattcgtCATATTTTTACTACCATATTGGCATATTCAGGAGAACAGAAGTCAAAGTTTACAGTACCTGTGGCTCAGACTTTATCTCAAAATGGCAACTTACATTGAAACTGGTAACTAGTTTTATTCTGTGACTGAGGTCACAATTCAGTTGGTCAGTCTTGCACATCTCATAAATAGTACGTGGAGTATAAAGAAGTTCATGTgctgactgacactgacagtTTTCTGAGAAATGAAAAACTGAAGTGAGAGGCCAACAAGGACAGTGTTGATGTGCTTTAACACAAAGCTAAACACTGACTCGGAACAGGAAACCAAACACAGAGTTAAAAAAGACCATATCAGTGCTGCCACTCAGCAACTCCCCCCAGCTCACCTACccaccaacctcctcctcctcccctgcagGCCTTGATTCTCACTCTTTAACTCAAAAGCATGTGATTGAAATAGAAGCTCAATTGCAGTGATCACACCCTgggggagggaaggaggagggaagtgttttcttgctttctttttttgtagcagcagtttttatattatatatacaacacatatatatatatatatgtatatatatatacacatctgacTAAGCATGACGTGCCTTGCGTATCCTCTCTATTTTGGTACGGCTGTCTCTGGCCATGCAGAAACGGCTCGTTTAATGATCTGTTGCATTTCTACCGCACTGTATACACTGGTGTCTATaggtcacctgccaagtttgaagtctCTCTAGTGAACCGTCGTGTGATTAACCGACAAACGGACAGACATTTGTTCCTTGAATAATAGATGGGTGATTTtgaattcatccatccatcttctaccgctttattttggtgccaatctcagctcacATAGGgaaaaaggcggggtacaccctggagagacaaacaaccattcaccctcacactcacacctacagtcaatttagtgtccaagttgcctaatctccaaatctgcatgtttttggactgtgtgaggaaaccagg encodes:
- the rpap2 gene encoding putative RNA polymerase II subunit B1 CTD phosphatase rpap2; this encodes MATVEKRRSGGSSKTSKKGGNGVKALAAEEVEARRREVLKEKLREKLELERRALTIVERLMEDSVAEDFLLDCAKFITPDNYKDAVEERSIAKLCGYPVCSNKLGKIPTQQYKISTKTNKVYDITERKGFCSNVCYKASKEFELQLSKTPLWLRQHDRPPDITLMKKENSGSSGEEVILSERCLQEKDVENPLTDQPKDPHSSQPSCVAGGLSHSDGSDIEQEQEFVSSVISQRQGPRVHWGDLPKRTDSDENRQEKPGKTERKEKQNKDEDEEKNKYRQHHEAEKEGKARVDEKEKDSHEWKTDPQIVAEHLHKKIDLPEEKPIVETTAQMNLCSLSETVSDIISLPVDSTAAHMEHNPLHTCPPLTDSESPAENKPLSCSALTNTCQNSHSTTTATQLNITQVGMSKKGAAGLRDLLKNHTAAPKPESVNLLEGLRRILKEWSTAETFKFLYGAHHSTVALSADIKDEEEEEQLDEDDLEEEVTEEDGAAALSVVLKKPSAVAPDYEILKKETEQLELRVREFYKGTWVLPEEEAPNENKVTAQDQGMKEPVLPLIDSHAQHLIQKRIAVEKLTGCLRTIVGPLHLTMSDVSDNLNTLVRTFRLTNTNIIHKTPEWTLIAVLLLHLLSEVSPVVCEALEATTSTEYLNTLMEELDLKEDDLLNLIQVFKNPSH
- the gfi1aa gene encoding growth factor independent 1A transcription repressor a isoform X1, translating into MPRSFLVKSKRAHSYHQPRYVDDECSGLDTILAHACFETKSQAENLEPQVNVCADIDRLAHGSRLVSPRSLSSSSPLSCEGSVCHRSSDCDFWRPPSPSSSPDLEKCSTPAAEDGHHFNTPLFPYSWSAYSNSELRHLVQGPYHHQQHQLQQQPGHHKEPGSPISMYGAEDRGAEALYAQRGPASGCYHDYSSAAQQIRRMQDAGELCLDVKPKNFSVDIKSETDFICSNFESNGSYKCGKCYKVFSTPHGLEVHVRRSHSGTRPFECEICGKTFGHAVSLDQHRAVHSQERSFSCKICGKSFKRSSTLSTHLLIHSDTRPYPCQYCGKRFHQKSDMKKHTFIHTGEKPHKCQVCGKAFSQSSNLITHSRKHTGFKPFGCDLCGKGFQRKVDLRRHKETQHGLK
- the gfi1aa gene encoding growth factor independent 1A transcription repressor a isoform X2, producing MPRSFLVKSKRAHSYHQPRYVDDECSGLDTILAHACFETKSQAENLEPQVNVCADIDRLAHGSRLVSPRSLSSSSPLSCEGSVCHRSSDCDFWRPPSPSSSPAYSNSELRHLVQGPYHHQQHQLQQQPGHHKEPGSPISMYGAEDRGAEALYAQRGPASGCYHDYSSAAQQIRRMQDAGELCLDVKPKNFSVDIKSETDFICSNFESNGSYKCGKCYKVFSTPHGLEVHVRRSHSGTRPFECEICGKTFGHAVSLDQHRAVHSQERSFSCKICGKSFKRSSTLSTHLLIHSDTRPYPCQYCGKRFHQKSDMKKHTFIHTGEKPHKCQVCGKAFSQSSNLITHSRKHTGFKPFGCDLCGKGFQRKVDLRRHKETQHGLK